CCAAGCGAGCTGACTGTCGGCTAAGCCTTCAAAAAAGTCGATGCGCAGTATCCTTTGTATGGAAAACACTCGACACCTTCATTGACTCCTGAAGAATGGTGGACAATGATCATCTATGAGACCCTTAGGGAAGCTGGAGCTTCTAAGCAAGGTGAGCATTATGATCTTTTGGCAAATTTTCATGTAGTTGATATAACTGACTTAGTTAACTCTACTATCAGAGCTGGATGGGAAGATTGATGTGATCGGACCTGCTTTAATGAGTCGTTTTGAGAGTGACGAGGGGTATCGAAACTTTCCAGAGACTATCGCATGTCGTAAGTCCCAGCTCAGACTTTAATCTGGATTCTGGCACTAACTCTCGGCTAGTGAAAGAGCTGAAGGAATTAGAAGTCAAGACCTCGTTAGTATCTAATGCCGATCCTCGTATTCGTGAGCATCGAACTTTTACCTCTGACCTTCCTGTCTTTCTCAAACCCAAGCATGTTCGTAGTCAAAACCTTGGACTCACTTCAGATCCTCCCCCTTCTTACCTGTTCCCCGACCCTATCATGGGATGTCGAAGCTGCCAAACCATCCGCGACGATCTACGAGAAATCATGTGAGAGATGTGAGGAAAAAGTAGGAGAAGGTATCATCATGGTTGGCGACGAACTCAAAGCGTAAGCCCGTAGTCATCCAACCAATGACGAATGACTATTAAAGTCTCATGCTGTCTAGTGATTTTTACGGTGCCACATCGGCTGGGATTGAGGCTCGTCTTATACGGAGACCAGGAGAATGGAGTGATGGCGCTGTCAGGGACGCTAAAGAGGAATTGGGCGGCGTAAACATCGTTTCTAGTTTGCAAGATATTGTTAACGAGGTCAAGCAAAGGAACACACGTACCTGAGATAGAGTGTGGCCTCGTCGTAGGTCGGCACGACAGCTATTCCTAGTTGGATTCAACTCGAAATAATCATCGGCTCAGTAGATATGCATCCAGCCGACGGAAGTCGAGACATCATACCTCGGTTTCAGCTCGGCTGGTTAACGCATGATACTGACTAAATGTATGCATCACAAGTTAGATGATCAGTCGGCGGCCTATTTCGTTTGATTGAACTAAACAGTGAAGTCGATGGCCATTGGTGGCCGAGGATGACATTGGAGCATCGTTTTGCAGATACAGTAATAAACTAGTAAGTGCAACGGCGCAAAAAAACCCTTCTTGACTCCCAAAatattttcttccttccctccctcccgCTCGCTTTACCGCCTGCGTACATATCGCGTTGTAAACAATCCCTATTGTGACTCTAGCACTCTCTGATCGCCCCGTCTATAGTATGCATATGCAGTGCAAGAGGCCAAATCCGCGTGATTATCTTCGCAggctttccatcttcactcGCTCGGCTATTCGTTAGTAACCCGACGCGACAAAGGGGTCTTAAATACATACGATTAATAACATTTTATAAGACCGGGACTAACCTTGTTGATGAGCCCGGGAGACATAATCCGCCAAGCCTgcggaaagaaggagaatgggTACAGCCTGCTGTACTTCATCCTTAAAAGAACCCGCCGTGCGCATGCTTAATTAAAGCTTTTGTTTGAATACCAGGACGAGGACTGGCCCATGGTGCTCCAGACTAGTTTTTACCGCTTCGAAAGAGCCCCGCCGAGGTCCCGGAGAGATGCTCGGGCCTATCTCGATTGATTTCTTAAATCTTCGGCCCGAAGTCTGTTGAGCTAGAGCCGAGCATTATGCAAAGAATAACTGATAGTCGGAGTACAAAAGTAAGTGGTGATAGAATGCATGGTTGCGATTCCACATCAGGGTAAATCGAACATTGTCTCATCACCATGTCACCTGTAGCTGTACTCCAACATGGCGACTCAGCCTCTCACGGCACAGAGCTCAGCAAAAATCCCCACGTCAAGTCTTCAGAGGTCGGCACTGAGAAGCTGGTAATTAACACTATCCGATGTTTGGCCGCCGATCTGTGTCAACAGGTGAGTAATATACTTTTTGTCTCTCGACAAAGCGATTCATGGGGAACATCTGTTGATGAAAAGTAATTAAATCAGTACAAGGGTGGTCATCCCGGCACAGTCATGGGAGCGGCCGCCATCGCCACGGCACTTTGGAAATACAGCATGCGGTATAACCCTTCCAACCCTGACTGGATCAACCGAGATCGTGAGTCCGGCTTTTGTTTTGAGTCAAAAGGTTTGACGATGGGTGATTGACCACTTTGGAATTCATAGGGTTCGTGCTCTCTGCTGGCCACGCGTGTCTACTTCAATACATCATGCTCCACCTTTCCGGATACCCTTCATGGACCCTCGACCAGATTAAAAAGTACCATGCTCCGACCATGGACGGCATTGCTGCCGGTCACCCCGAGATTGAGTTCCCAGGTGTTGAATTGACCACTGGTCTTCTCGGTCAAGGTATTGCCAACGCCGTCGGACTCGCCATCGCCAACAAGAACATGGCTGCCACTTACAATAAGGATGGATTTCCGGTCATCCAGAACAAAGTCTGGTGTTTCACCGGTGACGGTTGTCTACAGGAAGGTGTCGGCCAGGAAGGTGAGCACAGCGAACGAACACATGCATGCGCCACGCTGACCAGTGCCTTGTAGCCCTCTCCATGGCCGGACATTGGGGACTTGACAACATGATCCTTGTATATGACAACAACTCTGTCACAGTGGACGGTAACATTGACATCTGTTTCACCGATGACACTTCCGCCAAGCTCAGGAGTCTTGGGTGGCACGTTCTAGAGGTCGAGGACGGATCCAACGACCTCGCTGCGATTGTCGACGCTTTCGAGCAGGCTCAGAAGCTCACCGGCAAGCCCGTTTTCATCAATATTAAGACCATCATAGGTATTGGCTCCATCAACCAGAATAGCGGCAAAGTACACGGTGCCGCCTTGGGTGAGGATGACGTCGCGCAAGTCAAGACTGCTCTCGGCTTTGACCCCAAGCAGAAATTCGTCGTACCCGACGCCGTCTATGACTACTTCAAGGAGGCCAAAACCAGGGGTGCCCAATACGAGCAGGAGTGGAACGACCTTTTCAAGCGCTACAAGGAATCTTTCCCCGTCGAGGCGGCAGAGTTCCAAAGGCGATTGGACGGAAAGCTCGAAGAGGGTTGGGAGAACAAATTCCCTTCCAAGGATGCTCTCCCCAAAGACCCCAAAGCTACCAGGCAGAGCAGCGGTATCGCGCTTCGATCGATCGTTCCAGAGGACAAGACGTTCTTGGTTGGAAGTGCCGATTTGTGCGAGTCGACGTTCGTCAACTGGGACGGAATGGTCGAGTTCCAAAACCCCAAGTCGGGCTACGGTGATTATTCTGGTCGACAGATCCGATACGGTATCCGAGAGCATGCCATGGTAGCCGCCGCCAATGGTCTCGCCGCTTGGCACAAGGGTGCCATCGTCCCGTGAGTGATCTGGTCCGCGTCAGAACAATACATTGTCGTTGCTGACTTTGAGCCAACAGCATCATGTCGAGttacttcatcttctggctCTACGCCGCTCCTTCGCTCCGAATGGCTGCTTTGATGAAGCTCCGATTCATCGCCGTGGCCACTCACGACTCTATCGGTGTCGGCGAGGATGGACCTACCCACCAGCCGATCgctttccctctcttcctccgtgCTCTCCCTGATTTCAACTACATCCGACCTGCCGATGCCGAGGAAGTGATCGGCGCGTGGATCTTGGGTCTTAGGGACGCTGAGCACCCCAGTTTGCTTTCGCTCACTCGACAGCCAgtacctcttcttgccggTACCGACCGAAACAAGGTACAATACGGTGGATACGTCGTCTACGGCGACGAGAACAAGATCCCCGATATCACCCTCATCGCCACTGGTTCCGAGGTTGCACGTGCTGTTGATACAGCCGAGCAGTTGAAGGACAAGTATTCTGTGAGAGTTGTATCGATGCCTCACACCGGTCGATTCGACGCACAACCGATCGAGTACCGACGATCCGTCATCCCCTCTACTAAGTCCCTCGTCGTATCTATCGAGCCCTACGCCTCCTTCGGCTGGGCCAAATATGCCCACGCGGGCGCTCACATGACAGGCTTCGGCCACTCTGCTCCTTACTCTGTACTGTTCGAGCACTTCGGCTTTGGCCCCAAGAACCTGGCagagaagattggaaaCTGGGCCGAGACAAAGAGGAACGGAGATGGCTGGAGCCTCCCTGGCGTTGGAGAGTTTGAGGAGTTGTTAATTAAGAGCGGCAGCGGACATTAATAGTACAAGAAAGGTCATCAGTAGAATTTGTTGTCTTTGTGTGTATGAGGTTCGAATGTATAAATGTTCTTTTGCACCAGTCAAAAGCATACAACGATATATGACTTTGGGGGAATATTGGACTATACCGAAAAATCGTTAAGGTCATATCAGTACAAGATAGCCATTTCATGATGGAAATGCTATGTGGAAATGATATGATCAACCAACGCACGGCCCATATATGATCTGACAACACAAACCTATCTTTGCAATCACCTCATCTACAACGGGCATACCGATGCGTAGAGTCCGGCGAGAGATGTCCGCCGTCCGACTGCGTCAATGGATGATCTTCACTTTCCGGAAGATTCGGCCCGACGCCTTTACTTGTTGGAAAGCTGTCAACCAAGCGTCTGCACGCGCGAGGAAAAGCAGAACGGACACTAGCCAACCACGCACCTTCTTGGACAGTATCCTTCACATCCTCAATAGGCCTAAGGCGGGTCTTTGTATGACTTTGGCAGCACCATCGATGCTGAGTCTTGACCATGCGTGGAAAATCATACAAGCCGCCTAGTTGCTAGTGCCACGTTACTATTCTGGATCAGTCTTGCTTCGGTACGGTGCACCCAGCGTCATCTCTTGCATAAGTCACTTGGTGGTGTTAAGCATCATCCAGAATAAAAAAATGGACATCTTGTGTTGCGCCAACCATTTATTTTTTTGTCATGTTTGAGGTCATACCAGTTAGAGGGTTGGAGCCCAAATTTGATATGTATGAGTGGACTTTGAGATGTACTTTAATACATGTGCATACAAGAGAAGCAAGCAATCAGATTGCCTGCTCCCTTTACGTAAGAGAACAGTTATCAAGTTTAAGGTTATGCAATTTAATTAGTGAGCCCTGCCTGGACATGTCAAGGGACCCTGTGTAGGGTAGTTTAATTAAGGTTATCGCATTGTTTCTCCCAATTGGTCATCCCTGTGCAGTTACATACGAACACATCTTCAAGTCGTGAATACAAGTGACAAGAGCAGCTTATTGAATCCGACGACAGCATTCCTCCAGAACATGCTTATTGACATCTGGTCCATCTTGCCGCTAGGCGCATTGGCCGCTCAGGCCGCACGAatcccttctcatcctgACATCGCTCAGGTTATGCTCTCGGAtaccatcaacatcaacactGTTGAGCTCGACGCCGCATCCGCCAACGAATGGGATTGTGATATACGCTCTTGGGTCCGTGCTCCCGACCTTGCGCCTGGCCAAGTTCATCCCGCGGAGGCGAGGCTGGCGATGAATGGGAGCTCCTGTAGGGAGATTGTACGATGGGAGGTTGGTCTCAGGTTCAAAGAAAGGGCTATCATCAAGCTCAGGTGAGACCTTGCAATACATGGTGCAATACAAGACTGGCTCTAACCCTATGGCAATAGGTCCAAGACCGTGGATGGTTTCCCTACCAAACCAAAAGCTGCTCCGTACCATTCCAATGACTCGAAGGGACACGATTACAACGACATCTTCAGTGTAGATGGAGGTTGGGGCTATCCCGACCAAGGCTACCAGGCTCAGATGGCAGAATATGGTGAGTCTTGGCACAGTCCGGACTCATGTTGATCATATGGACAGCCGAAGCTATGAGGAACGAAAGTCTGTGGAATGTGCAAGGTGTTGAGAGAGTTGTCTTTGACACGATTCAAGAGTTACCCTTGGGCATGATCGGCGAGTAGATAGCGTCGAGTCGTTTGACCCAAGCTAATGGCGGCGATCAGACACCCGAAATGCCTTAGACGAAATTCAGTCATTCTACGTGCATGTCCCGAATACCAACGTGAGCCCAGTCGGTGCACGTGAACATCGGCTGATGTCTCTATCTAGTTCCCTCCAATCAGCTCGGAAATTTGGAGGAGTATGGTCGCCGGACAAGACGGGCAGGTATGTCGGGTACCCCTAGATGCAACCGAATGGGCATTAATCTACAGTTTCACAGTCCATCAACACAGAGAATCAGATGGAATACTACCATTTGCTTCACCTGGCCAACGGGACCGTACTAGACAGCCCTGCAGGCAGGTCGGGATTCTTGCCCCGACCTCATCCGATTGCTCCATCCGGATCTCGGGCTCCCGAGGAGGGTATGGCGACGCCGCTGGCGGCACAACTCAAACTCGTCTCTCCACGTGTCTTTGCGAACGAGAcggacgatgatgacagCCAGTGGATGCGACCTGGACGAGCTGTGCCTCTTTGCGTGAGTACGCCCGCAGACGTTTTGACCATACTAATGAATAAATAGGATAAAGGCAATCTTGCCGAGTTCCACCTCGAGGTCAACTCAGACGTCAGGACGGGGGTACAAGGTGAGAGTCGAGCATACTGCTTATAAACAGATTGATGCTCATGCATCCTCAGGTCGAAATGTGACCCTCGACTTCTCTCTCACTCGGACCGGGAACGGCACCGAATACCCCACCTCCTTGGATCTCAGATACGTGGCTGAACGGAATTTAACCTGGGCGTACAACTTTGTTCatacagaggaagaatatgCAGACCTGGTCATGCCATACCGAACAAGTCGACTGATGTCAAGGCAGCCCCTCTTGCCAGTTGGTTCTATGCTCAAAGCACCATCGCTTAAAGAGCTcgagcgaagaagggacCGAGACGCCGGATACCAGATGGGTATCTGGTACTCATCTGGAGCGTATCCCCTCAACAATGGAGACGTACGGTACGACTttgaagagaaagatgacTTGGGCAAAGACCACTATACCTTCCAACTGGAAATGCCCATGTAAGCTCGAGGTCATCTTGTCCCCTTTCGATGTTGTTCCTTACGTCTCCTATCACAGTGCGGAAGATGCTTTGCCAACGTTCACGTCCACTTTCGAATCCTTCCTATCGACTTTCCGCGTTGGCCTGCGCACAACCTTCCTTTGCGAAAACTCAACCTCTGATTTTGTTGTGGACGAAGTTTCCGCCGATGAATCTCAATACATTGAACGTGATGCCGAGTGGAGCGAATTTAGGCTTCCTCCTAAGACTGACGAGTCCAAGTCACGCAAGTCTCAAAGGCAGGGACGAAGTCTCAACCATGATGGATCGATTCCATTTGCTGTGCGACTGATGTCCGAGGAGGCAGTAGTCGACATGCCGGTGCACTACCTCGAACCGCAGGCACTCGCTCCAGTCCTGTCTCTCGACTCGAAGCTGGTCAGCGACTACCCTCGAGTGGGTTCAAACCTTCGTGAAGAGGACCCCACTCAGCTCAAGAAGTCTCGCTATGCTGATGGAAATCGTCATCTCTCTCGATCTCGTACAATGCGGAACGAAGGGGGGTTGCGGATGCACGCTGCTCGCCTGTGGCAGGCAGCTGAGAATAAAGGCCAAAAGGATGTGTAACGAAGGCGGAAGCGGTTTACGCATAGTAAGGCGATTTCCTGGAAAGTGGGAGAAAGGTTTACCGTACATGTGGCATTTCGTGCAGTGAGACTCCAGCGTATATATAGGGGTATTAAGACGTTTATAATTAAATGATGGATTGAGTCTGTGATGCATGTGCCATGGTGACCGGACCTGTCCTTATCCTTTGGCCATCTCTATCAGCGACTTTTTCTTAAGGCGACTCCATCATTCCACGCAGCGTTCGTACGCCCTAGATCCGGACTAGGCGAAGTCATAGACCCAAATGcccacttcttcaagttTGACACTGTCGTCGACAAGCCCTCTTGGGGATGCTCGAGCTTTTGGGCACTCTCTAGTCTTGTTTTTGAGAGGTAGATCTTGCTTTGTAAATAGAGAAGTAGACGTAGAGAAACATAATTCATACTTGTGTTTATAATAATTGAGGCAAGTTAATGATCTAGCTGTATCACTAGTGTTCATTCCAGTTTTAAGCCTTGAGGTACTTGGCGTGGAAAGCAACGTGCTCAGGACCAAAAGTTGAAATCTACCATCCCAATCAGCTCCTATCCCAACAAGGGCGGTTGTATCCTTACGGACAAAACTTACAAAGTAATAAGAATGATCGTACCCATCTTGCATCCTTACCTCCACACCTTTCTTCCCTGCCTTTTCCAACGTCTGGGGTTGGAGTTGGCCTTGTTTGAGGAACTGGTCTTCCGTACCGACATCCACCAAAATCTTGAGTTCGCCAGCAAACTCGGGAAGAAGCGCCGAGGAGTCGTGGTcaagccaagaagaagaggaggataggTAGTTGCTGAATGCATTGGTGCCCCATGGGACGGCGGCAGGGTTGCTATATATTCGTGTAGGATGTGAGAAGGGACCTGGGGAGGTGAAGGGGCAAGAATGGACGTACCAGATGGGAGCAAAGGCGGAGGCAGACTTAAAAAGGCCCGGATTCTTAAGATAGATGGACAGGGAACCGTGTCCTAGTAATTTGTTAGCAACGGTTTGACGTGGTATCCGAAAGTGACGTACCACCCATGGAGTGGCCCATGAGAGACCATTTGGAAAAGTCCTGTATTACATCAATGGGTGATGTCTATTACTTCAGCATACCACACTTACGAGGCCCAAGTTTGCCTCTTTCAGCACCTCTGGCAATTCCTTGACAATCAAATCATACATATTGTaatgcttcttccatttgtcCGTCTCAGCATTGATGTAGAAACCTGCACCAGTACCCAACTGccaatcatcatcctcgcctTCTACTCCCGCACCCCTAGGGCTAGTATCAGGGAAGACAAGGGCAATACCCTCTTTACCTGCGGTATTAAGGAATCCTCCCTTCTGGGCACCAGTGTCTTCAGTACAGGTGAGACCTGCGAGGTAAAAGAGGACAGGGACTGGGGAATCAGGGGAGGCGGACGATGGGATGAAGACGTTGAACTGAGTGGGGAGGGCGAGGGAGGCGGAGGGGAATCTATACTTTGTGAGGAAGCCTCCGGCAGCCTTGTTAGAGGAGATCTTCTCGAGCTGGACCATGATGTGCTGTTTGAGAGTCGTGGACGCTGTGCAAGAGGAAtgatgggagaagggggaTTTAATATCAGATGCCGATGAACACTGACCTCCACCTGCCTCCACCCTCCCGGGTTTTATAGATTTGCTTCCGCTTCGCCATCTACGTTACGTTGCTGGCTCCGCTCGGCGCCACGATCCGCCAATAAATATCGTAaaaatatatataataataaatgaTAGTGCCTGTCATCTTCGTTGGTACATAGGGGGCGGAACTCTTAATCTTACCTCTGGCTGTCCATCTCTCAGCGCTTGTTGCTCAGCTCCTGTCtgccctctctctctctaACCTGCCCCTCGATTCACGTTTGTTCCCCCTAGAAAAAAGCAACTCCCGCAGattccagcagcagcttgtTGGTAACTTTATCGAGGAGCCATCGACGTCATTACGATAAGACTAGCAATATTGGCAGCAGTAATATATTAGTGAACCCATGATATCATCATACACATGAAAGCCATTTCCTACGAAAATGACGCCTCTGTGCCTGCCGAATGGCATCGCTGTCATATACGTACGCACGCTCCAACAACCTATGTATATATGTCAAGAACAACGAAGGTAAAAATATCTGGAATCACTTTGAACGACCTCCACAACGCGCCACTAAAGTCGACAACCCCaaacagcaacaacacGATGCAAGCAGCTGTCAGTCTCGTCCAAGACTACATAGGCACAGAACCTACCGCTACCAAAGCTCCTTACAAACACCGTGAAGACGGATCCACCATGCGCGCCCTCGCATGGTTCGGCAAGGAGGATGTAAGAATGGTAGATGCTCCTATTCCTGATATCACCCAAGACACGGACGTTATTGTCAAGGTCACGGGTACTACGATCTGTGGATCAGACCTCCATCTCTACCATTCCGAGATGCTGGGAATGCAGAAGGGAGACATTTTGGGACATGAGTTTATGTGGGTGTTTTGTCATATCTAGGACGAAAAAGTAATGGGAGCAAGAACTGATCGTGATCGAACGTATAGGGGTATCATCGATCGGGTCGGTCCGTCTGTTAACCATCTGAAAATTGGAGACCGTGTAGTGGTGTCTTTCCAGATCGCATGCGGTACTTGTCGATACTGCCAGCAAAAGCTTTCATCCTTTTGCGATAGAACCAATGACTCGTCTGTAGTGGTTAACATGTGGGGTCAGCGGGATTCGGCTTTCTTCGGTTACAGTCACCTCAGTGAATCTTTCCTACTTCTGCAAATGGGATATTCATCTAACAACTATTGTGTATGCTAGCCGGAGGCTGGCCTGGTGGACAGTCAGAGTATGTGCGAGTTCCCTTTGGCGAAGTCAATTGCTTAAAGGTGCCGGCAGAAGTACCAGGTGCGTTTATCCATATTCACTTTCTATCTCGAATATGAAAGAAGGCTTACTTCTACTTTTCCCGTTTCCCTTAGATGAGCAAGCTCTGTGTAAGTCTTCTTTATATAACGAGCAAAGAGGAGGCGGcaatgagaaggagattgacTGATCGAGCGGAAGATCTGTGGGGGGTGAGATGGAGGGACGTCCTTTCTTGTGGGCGAACGCTAATGGAAGTTTGAATAGACATTTCTGATGTTCTTCCTACTTCATACCATGCCGTCGTTGATACCGGAGTCCAAAAAGGCGATATTGTCGGTATCTGGGGCTTGGGCCCTATTGGTGTAAGTTTTAGTCTTGCGACGggcttcctttcctcttccttttgttttGGTGATAAATACTCATGCTCCTGTTATATAGATTTGCTGTGTTAAATGGGCTCTTCTCAAGGGCGCGTCTAAAGTCTACGCAATCGATACCAACCCTACACGACTTGCGCTTGCCAGATCCTTTGGCCCAGAGGTCATCACTGTGGACTTTAAGGCTGAGGACGTAAAGAAGCGAATCCACGGCGAGGTTCCTCAAGGTCTTGATGGTGAGTCAagcttccctctttttAAAAAAAACTTCAGGTATGAAAGGGGGTCTAACGCCTGATGTCTTGTGATTTCAAAAGCGTGCATCGACGCTACTACCTTCCACGAACCTAAAACCTTCCTCCACAAAGTCGAGAAAGCCCTCATGCTCGAGACCGACGTCTCCGAAACGCCCAACGAAATGATCTGGCTAGTCAAAAAGATGGGCCGAGTAGGGCTAATCGGTGTGTACACCGCGTACACCAATCATTTCAACATCGGCGCCCTcatggagaagggtgtaAGGTTTATCGGGAACGGGCAAGCCCCTGTACATCTTTACTGGGAAGAGATTTTGCATGATTATGTCATGACGGGCAAGTTTGATACCAAATTCATGATTAGTCATCGAGTGGATTTGGAGGATTTCCCACAGCTTTATGACAAGTTTGATAGGAGGGTTGGGGGTGTGGAGAAGGTGTTTGTGCAGACCAAGGCTAGGTGCGCTACTTCGTCACCATGACGAGTGCTTGAGTGCTGACTCTGTTATTGGTAGTGCACCTCCAGCTAAAGGTTTCCCAGCCCTCAGCAAGGTGACCGATTGGGCGGACACGGTTATCTAAAATAAGTTGTAGGAATTGATGTGACTGGTGATATGGGTTGTTGTGGTAAATAAGAACTGAATAAATGTATCAAAGTAGGGATATAGGAATGAAGGGATATAGAGTGCAAGCAGTGTGAAGCATGTACAATTTAGTTGATTGATACGGAAAGATTCAAATCAGATCACTATAATGGTATGCAGCAGTTCAACGTCACTTCCAAGAAAGGTCGGTTGTAAGTGCTGGCGGCAGGGAC
This genomic window from Cryptococcus deuterogattii R265 chromosome 12, complete sequence contains:
- a CDS encoding transketolase — encoded protein: MGAAAIATALWKYSMRYNPSNPDWINRDRFVLSAGHACLLQYIMLHLSGYPSWTLDQIKKYHAPTMDGIAAGHPEIEFPGVELTTGLLGQGIANAVGLAIANKNMAATYNKDGFPVIQNKVWCFTGDGCLQEGVGQEALSMAGHWGLDNMILVYDNNSVTVDGNIDICFTDDTSAKLRSLGWHVLEVEDGSNDLAAIVDAFEQAQKLTGKPVFINIKTIIGIGSINQNSGKVHGAALGEDDVAQVKTALGFDPKQKFVVPDAVYDYFKEAKTRGAQYEQEWNDLFKRYKESFPVEAAEFQRRLDGKLEEGWENKFPSKDALPKDPKATRQSSGIALRSIVPEDKTFLVGSADLCESTFVNWDGMVEFQNPKSGYGDYSGRQIRYGIREHAMVAAANGLAAWHKGAIVPIMSSYFIFWLYAAPSLRMAALMKLRFIAVATHDSIGVGEDGPTHQPIAFPLFLRALPDFNYIRPADAEEVIGAWILGLRDAEHPSLLSLTRQPVPLLAGTDRNKVQYGGYVVYGDENKIPDITLIATGSEVARAVDTAEQLKDKYSVRVVSMPHTGRFDAQPIEYRRSVIPSTKSLVVSIEPYASFGWAKYAHAGAHMTGFGHSAPYSVLFEHFGFGPKNLAEKIGNWAETKRNGDGWSLPGVGEFEELLIKSGSGH
- a CDS encoding S-formylglutathione hydrolase — encoded protein: MVQLEKISSNKAAGGFLTKYRFPSASLALPTQFNVFIPSSASPDSPVPVLFYLAGLTCTEDTGAQKGGFLNTAGKEGIALVFPDTSPRGAGVEGEDDDWQLGTGAGFYINAETDKWKKHYNMYDLIVKELPEVLKEANLGLDFSKWSLMGHSMGGHGSLSIYLKNPGLFKSASAFAPICNPAAVPWGTNAFSNYLSSSSSWLDHDSSALLPEFAGELKILVDVGTEDQFLKQGQLQPQTLEKAGKKGVEVRMQDGYDHSYYFISTFGPEHVAFHAKYLKA